TTCATATTCTTTATGAATCGGACGCGCGCCTTCAGGGATCTGTGGTTCAACCTTACCCAGCAGCGTCAGTTTGTTGTCTTGGACCTGCAGTTCCAGTGATCCGACGGAGACGCCTGGCAGGTCCGCGTAGAGCACCAGACCTTCATCGGTTTCGTAAATATCAATCGGCGGAGTAAAGACAAACTGCTCTGGATGCGACAGAGAACGCGGTTCATCATGTTCGTGTGGTTGACTCATCTAAGCCTCCTATTCTCCTGAGCTGACCGGAATCTGACGGGGACTTTCCTCTTCCAGCTTGGGAAGATGGATCTTCAACACACCGTCATTGAACTCAGCAGAGAGATGTTCATCCGAAATCCGATCCGGAATACTGATCGAGCGTTGCCACTCGCCGAAGGTCCGTTCCCGACGTCGAAAACGTTCTTCCGGAATGGCTTCGTTCTCAGAGACGGGGGAATTGCGATGCCCTTTGAGCGTCAGCACGCTGTTGGCAATCGTCAACTCCAGGTCTTCCACCTGCATACCCGGGAGCTCTGCAGTGATTAGAAACTCGTGCTCCAGTTCAAATATATTCACAGCCGGATACTGGCGGGGCATACGAATCCCCTGGACTGAGAATTCAACTCCCTGAATCAGTCGATCAACTTCACGTTCCAGGTCCCGCAACGGGTTCCAGGATTGATCCCAGCGAAAAATCGGCATGGTATGATCCTCACTCTAAGTTTAGATACGTAACTCTGCTATATAAGAAAGCAAAGAGCATACCATTCTTTCGGGGAGATGCTGATTTCGCATGGTGTGTTGTAAGTGTATATATATTATTGGGATATGTGTTTGTTGTGAGGTGAGGTGGATGACGGAAATCGTTTTAGATGTCATTCTGGCATGAAGAAACGGCGTGGATGACCACCAGATGCCGTGCCAAATTGACAGTGGTAGGCAATGCTCAGATAGAAACCTGCCCTCTCATCCCCATTGAATGGGCCGGATCAGTCCCCCCGCCAGCAGCAGACCAAACAGGATTCCGACCAGAAAGATCACGCGCAGCACCCAGATGGCACGAGCAGGTCCAAACCAGCGCGTCAGCTTCTGACCTTTGCGTGTCTCGGCCAGGAACCACTTTTCCTTGATCAGCCCCCACAGCGAGAAAGCCGCGACAAATAGACCGATCACCACATTTTCGGGAATTTGAAAAGGCATCAACTT
This sequence is a window from Gimesia chilikensis. Protein-coding genes within it:
- a CDS encoding Hsp20/alpha crystallin family protein, translated to MSQPHEHDEPRSLSHPEQFVFTPPIDIYETDEGLVLYADLPGVSVGSLELQVQDNKLTLLGKVEPQIPEGARPIHKEYEVGNYLRSFILSGEIVHSEIEAKLTNGVLRIFLPKAPKVEPRRIQVNTG
- a CDS encoding Hsp20/alpha crystallin family protein: MPIFRWDQSWNPLRDLEREVDRLIQGVEFSVQGIRMPRQYPAVNIFELEHEFLITAELPGMQVEDLELTIANSVLTLKGHRNSPVSENEAIPEERFRRRERTFGEWQRSISIPDRISDEHLSAEFNDGVLKIHLPKLEEESPRQIPVSSGE